A section of the Mesorhizobium loti genome encodes:
- a CDS encoding YgfZ/GcvT domain-containing protein codes for MPFALLKDRALISVSGPDAEHFLQNILTTDLDTLGESEAKPGALLTPQGKILFDFLISRAGENAFRLECRADISDDFVRRLMLYRLRAKVEIAKSEQALVTVAWGKESIPSENDSTAVADTRFPGEGVTRSYAGTEDAGDDDAWQTFRIAHGIVESGADYALGDAFPHDVLLDETGGVGFRKGCYVGQEVVSRMQHRGTARRRVLIVQASPPLPAAGTDLTVEGRPVGTLGSSTGGTGLAIARIDRVKAALDAGLPILAGDVPVTVTIPAWAKFRFPQETVSAEEA; via the coding sequence ATGCCCTTTGCCCTGCTGAAAGACCGCGCGCTCATCTCCGTTTCCGGCCCGGATGCCGAGCACTTTCTGCAAAACATCCTGACCACCGATCTCGATACGCTCGGCGAAAGCGAAGCAAAGCCCGGCGCGCTTTTGACTCCGCAAGGCAAGATCCTGTTCGATTTCCTCATCTCGCGCGCCGGTGAAAACGCCTTCCGCCTCGAATGCCGTGCCGACATTTCAGATGATTTCGTTCGCCGGCTGATGCTCTACAGGCTTCGCGCCAAGGTCGAGATTGCCAAATCGGAACAAGCGCTTGTCACTGTTGCGTGGGGAAAAGAGTCAATCCCTTCGGAAAATGATTCAACCGCGGTTGCCGACACGCGCTTTCCCGGTGAAGGCGTCACGCGCTCCTATGCCGGCACCGAAGACGCCGGCGACGACGACGCCTGGCAAACCTTCCGCATCGCCCACGGCATTGTCGAGAGCGGCGCCGACTACGCGTTGGGCGACGCCTTTCCGCATGACGTCCTGCTCGACGAGACGGGTGGCGTCGGCTTCAGGAAGGGCTGCTATGTCGGCCAGGAAGTCGTCTCGCGCATGCAGCATCGCGGCACGGCGAGGCGCCGCGTGCTGATTGTCCAGGCAAGTCCTCCCCTGCCCGCCGCGGGCACCGACCTCACCGTCGAGGGACGGCCCGTCGGTACACTCGGCTCGAGTACCGGCGGCACGGGACTTGCCATCGCCCGCATAGACAGGGTCAAGGCAGCCTTGGATGCCGGCCTGCCGATCCTGGCTGGCGATGTCCCGGTGACGGTGACCATTCCCGCATGGGCCAAATTCCGTTTTCCTCAGGAAACCGTCAGCGCGGAGGAAGCCTGA
- a CDS encoding HD family hydrolase, giving the protein MAADRAGAPPRAWQRMLSGRRLDLLDPSPLDIEISDIAHGLARVARWNGQTSGEHAFSVAQHSLLVEALFNELAPQASADDQLAALLHDAPEYVIGDMISPFKSVMGGSYKDCELRLQRAIHLRFSLPPEPAAALRREIKRADQIAAYFEATLLAGFSTAEATEFFGRPRGFSAERFDFTPRSVTSAQNAFLKRFSGIEKSRRPVATSAVG; this is encoded by the coding sequence ATGGCGGCGGACCGCGCCGGTGCGCCGCCGCGTGCCTGGCAGCGCATGCTGTCCGGCCGTAGGCTTGACCTGCTCGACCCCTCCCCACTCGACATCGAGATTTCGGACATTGCCCATGGGCTTGCCCGGGTCGCCCGCTGGAACGGCCAGACCAGCGGCGAGCATGCGTTTTCGGTTGCCCAGCATTCGCTGCTGGTCGAGGCGCTGTTCAACGAACTGGCGCCACAAGCTTCGGCCGATGACCAGTTGGCCGCGCTGCTGCACGATGCGCCCGAATATGTCATCGGCGACATGATCTCGCCGTTCAAGTCGGTGATGGGCGGCAGCTACAAGGACTGCGAGTTGCGCCTGCAGCGCGCGATCCATCTGCGCTTTTCCCTGCCGCCCGAACCGGCCGCGGCACTGCGCAGGGAGATCAAGCGTGCCGACCAGATCGCCGCCTATTTCGAGGCAACGCTGCTCGCCGGCTTCTCTACCGCCGAAGCGACCGAATTCTTCGGCCGTCCGCGCGGTTTTTCCGCCGAGCGCTTCGACTTCACACCGCGCTCGGTAACCTCCGCGCAAAATGCCTTCCTGAAGCGGTTTTCGGGGATCGAGAAGTCGCGGCGCCCGGTTGCGACGTCGGCGGTAGGGTAG
- a CDS encoding putative bifunctional diguanylate cyclase/phosphodiesterase produces MPVVDVKNGSVVPERTAEGMERSRRMEDELREQNERFSAAVENMSHGLCMFDADERMIICNGNYLNIFRLDAKLIRPGIRFIDILRHSVDIGIASQTADELYAIRKPYIDQAKPSTYEETLSDGRIVSISHRPLALGGWVSIYEDITEQRRAEQDLKEQHRRFDAALANMSQGLLMYDGNGKMIVRNRRFLELYNVTAADLPLGTTHRDALERLLELGIYTKIDVDSEVAKTEACLVAAKMHSAYRYLTDGRTVLVTHQPMSGGGWVVTFDDVTERRRTEERMTHLAHHDTLTGLPNRSMLRERLDLALDDEAATPLAVFSLDLDRFKAVNDTWGHPAGDWLLKSVAERLQRCLRNQTDIVARFGGDEFVIMQFDSRGIAEAEKLAKRIVEAIAKPFRDKSREMHIGISLGIAVFPDDGRDADTLLKNADTALYRAKSEGRNLYRFFEPEMDAVVQARRAIEVDLEAALPRQEFDLDFQPIMNIASGEIVGAEALMRWHSPARGTVAPDEFIPAAEETGLIVPLGEWALRTACTAAASWPPGLRIAVNVSAVQLRSSGFARSVISALAFSGVPAAQLELEITETVLMDESKAVLKTLRQLRELGIRIALDDFGTGYSSLGYLRRFPVDKIKIDRSFIGDMANHDTAAIVRTVIGLGTELGIVVTAEGVETEMQLDMLRENGCVEAQGYLIGVPSKASDIQRLLKSRALHNRIG; encoded by the coding sequence ATGCCCGTCGTGGATGTCAAGAATGGTTCGGTCGTGCCGGAGCGGACGGCCGAAGGCATGGAGCGCTCGCGCCGCATGGAAGACGAGCTGCGCGAACAGAACGAACGCTTTTCAGCCGCCGTCGAGAACATGTCGCACGGCCTGTGCATGTTCGACGCCGACGAACGCATGATCATCTGCAACGGCAACTACCTCAATATCTTTCGCCTCGACGCCAAGCTGATACGTCCGGGCATCCGCTTCATCGACATCCTGCGGCACAGCGTCGACATCGGCATCGCCTCGCAAACCGCAGACGAGCTTTATGCCATCCGCAAACCCTATATCGACCAGGCGAAACCCTCGACCTACGAGGAGACGCTGTCGGATGGCCGCATCGTCAGTATCTCGCACCGCCCGCTGGCCTTGGGCGGCTGGGTTTCGATCTACGAGGACATCACCGAGCAGCGGCGCGCCGAGCAGGACCTCAAGGAGCAACACCGCCGCTTCGATGCCGCGCTCGCCAACATGTCGCAAGGCCTGCTGATGTACGACGGCAACGGCAAGATGATCGTGCGCAACCGGCGCTTTCTGGAGCTCTACAACGTTACCGCGGCCGACCTCCCGCTTGGAACAACGCACCGCGATGCGCTGGAACGATTGCTGGAACTCGGCATCTATACGAAGATCGATGTCGATAGCGAAGTCGCCAAAACCGAAGCCTGCCTGGTGGCGGCAAAGATGCATTCGGCCTATCGATATCTAACCGACGGCAGGACGGTTCTGGTCACGCACCAGCCAATGAGCGGCGGCGGCTGGGTGGTGACCTTCGACGACGTCACCGAACGCCGCCGCACCGAAGAGCGCATGACCCATCTTGCGCATCACGACACGCTAACCGGGCTGCCCAACCGCTCGATGCTTCGCGAGCGGCTCGACCTGGCCCTGGACGATGAGGCGGCTACGCCGTTGGCGGTCTTCTCGCTCGATCTCGACCGCTTCAAAGCGGTCAACGACACCTGGGGACATCCTGCCGGCGACTGGCTCCTGAAAAGCGTCGCCGAGAGGCTGCAGCGCTGCCTGCGCAATCAAACAGATATCGTAGCCCGTTTCGGCGGCGACGAGTTCGTCATAATGCAGTTCGATTCCAGAGGCATCGCCGAGGCGGAAAAGCTGGCGAAGCGCATCGTCGAGGCGATCGCAAAACCGTTTCGCGACAAGAGCCGGGAGATGCACATCGGTATCAGCCTCGGCATTGCCGTTTTCCCCGACGACGGCAGGGACGCCGATACGCTGCTGAAAAACGCGGATACGGCGCTCTATCGAGCAAAGAGCGAAGGAAGAAACCTGTATCGCTTCTTCGAGCCCGAAATGGACGCCGTGGTGCAGGCCCGCCGGGCGATCGAGGTAGACCTCGAGGCTGCGCTGCCGCGCCAGGAATTCGATCTTGACTTCCAACCCATCATGAACATCGCTTCCGGCGAGATCGTCGGCGCGGAGGCCTTGATGCGCTGGCATTCCCCGGCGCGCGGCACCGTCGCTCCGGACGAATTCATTCCGGCCGCCGAAGAAACCGGACTGATCGTGCCGCTTGGCGAGTGGGCGCTGAGAACCGCCTGCACGGCGGCGGCGAGCTGGCCTCCCGGCTTGCGCATCGCGGTCAATGTCTCGGCCGTGCAGCTTAGGAGCAGCGGCTTTGCCCGCAGCGTCATCTCGGCGCTGGCCTTTTCTGGCGTGCCGGCCGCACAGCTGGAGCTGGAAATCACCGAAACCGTGCTGATGGACGAGAGCAAAGCCGTGCTCAAGACGCTGCGTCAGTTGCGCGAACTCGGTATCCGCATCGCGCTGGACGATTTCGGCACCGGCTATTCCTCGCTCGGCTACCTCAGGCGTTTCCCGGTCGACAAGATCAAGATCGATCGATCGTTCATTGGCGACATGGCCAATCACGACACCGCGGCGATCGTCCGCACCGTCATCGGGCTCGGCACCGAGCTTGGCATTGTTGTCACGGCCGAAGGCGTCGAGACCGAGATGCAGCTCGACATGCTGCGCGAAAATGGCTGTGTCGAGGCTCAGGGGTACCTTATCGGCGTACCCTCAAAGGCATCGGATATTCAGCGCCTGTTGAAATCGCGTGCACTGCACAACCGGATCGGCTGA
- a CDS encoding fatty acid desaturase family protein encodes MDHRDIIASLTPEERSRLTAKSDAAGLAQLFAHWGAIAIIGSLIAAKVPFWPLLMLPQGILIVFLFTLLHETVHRTAFETQWLNDAVARVCSLALALPADWFRYFHFAHHRFTQDPENDPELAFPKPETLRQYLVHVSGIPLWWGHLKTLYANAAGGSQESYVPPKGRPKVSAEARAMIVFYAVLILLAVYFQLSVLLHVWIIPALLGQPFLRLYLLAEHGRCPFVANMLENTRTTLTNWVVRKLAWNMPFHAEHHAYPGVPFHQLPQFHALIERHLKVVEPGYVSFHEKYLETLS; translated from the coding sequence ATGGACCATCGCGACATAATCGCGTCACTAACCCCGGAAGAACGCAGCCGCCTGACCGCCAAGTCCGACGCCGCGGGTCTCGCTCAGCTCTTCGCTCACTGGGGTGCGATTGCGATCATTGGATCGCTGATCGCCGCGAAAGTGCCATTCTGGCCGTTGCTGATGCTGCCGCAAGGCATCCTCATCGTGTTCCTGTTCACACTGCTGCACGAGACGGTTCATCGCACCGCGTTCGAGACGCAGTGGCTGAACGATGCCGTGGCGCGGGTGTGCAGCCTGGCGCTTGCATTGCCGGCCGACTGGTTCCGCTATTTCCATTTCGCCCATCACCGCTTCACCCAGGATCCCGAGAACGACCCGGAACTGGCCTTTCCCAAGCCGGAAACGCTGCGGCAGTATCTTGTGCATGTCTCCGGCATTCCGCTGTGGTGGGGCCATCTCAAGACGCTCTACGCCAATGCGGCCGGCGGCAGCCAGGAAAGCTATGTGCCGCCGAAAGGTCGACCCAAGGTTAGCGCCGAGGCGCGCGCCATGATTGTCTTCTACGCCGTGCTTATTCTGCTTGCCGTCTATTTCCAGCTCTCCGTGCTCCTTCATGTCTGGATCATTCCGGCTCTGCTCGGTCAGCCGTTTCTGCGTCTCTATCTCCTGGCCGAGCACGGCCGCTGTCCGTTCGTCGCCAACATGCTGGAGAACACAAGAACCACGCTGACCAATTGGGTGGTGCGCAAGCTCGCCTGGAACATGCCGTTCCACGCCGAGCATCACGCCTATCCCGGTGTGCCATTTCATCAATTGCCGCAATTTCACGCGCTGATCGAGCGGCATCTCAAGGTGGTAGAGCCCGGCTATGTCAGCTTCCACGAGAAATATTTGGAAACGCTAAGCTGA
- a CDS encoding LysR substrate-binding domain-containing protein → MVTSPSLKGLQAFEAAARTGSFAAAAEELSVSAAAVSQLIRTVEEQMGRRLFHRVNRKVVLTEAGVEMLPRLTMAFQEIGSVSRELGGDAFRPRLVVSVPPSMAMGWLSQRLYGFVASHGAADISLRGDDDPVPFDRELIDIRLSYGPHYRDHPTEDIARDAVYPVCAPSLSSAINAGDDPLAALPLIHTDWGPTGASFPSWRNWFEAAGVQPGRAAQRGLSANSSRAALDLAISGLGVALAQGVYCAEAVEDGRLIRPAARAIALRQPYCLTIPERSARRDVVAAFRDWLIKECQRMVGSPALR, encoded by the coding sequence ATGGTCACATCTCCATCCCTCAAAGGGCTTCAGGCTTTCGAGGCCGCGGCGCGCACGGGCAGCTTTGCCGCGGCGGCGGAGGAGCTTTCGGTTTCGGCCGCCGCCGTCAGCCAGCTTATCCGCACCGTCGAGGAGCAGATGGGCCGCAGGCTGTTTCATCGGGTCAACCGCAAAGTGGTCCTCACAGAGGCCGGCGTGGAGATGCTGCCGCGCCTGACCATGGCCTTCCAGGAAATCGGTAGCGTCTCGCGCGAACTGGGCGGCGACGCATTTCGCCCACGCCTGGTGGTCTCGGTGCCGCCATCCATGGCCATGGGCTGGCTTTCGCAGCGTCTGTACGGTTTTGTCGCAAGCCATGGCGCCGCCGATATATCGCTGCGCGGTGACGACGACCCTGTGCCGTTCGACCGCGAGTTGATCGACATCAGGCTTTCTTACGGTCCGCACTATCGCGATCACCCGACCGAGGACATCGCCCGGGACGCCGTCTATCCCGTCTGCGCACCATCGCTTTCCAGCGCGATCAACGCAGGCGACGATCCTCTTGCAGCGCTGCCGCTGATCCACACCGACTGGGGTCCGACCGGCGCATCGTTTCCGTCCTGGCGCAACTGGTTCGAGGCGGCCGGTGTCCAACCTGGCCGGGCAGCGCAGCGCGGCCTGTCGGCCAACTCGTCTCGTGCCGCGCTCGACCTCGCCATTTCGGGACTGGGCGTGGCACTGGCACAAGGGGTCTATTGTGCCGAAGCGGTGGAAGACGGCAGGCTGATAAGGCCGGCAGCCAGGGCAATCGCGCTACGCCAGCCATATTGCCTGACTATACCGGAGCGCAGCGCCAGACGCGATGTCGTGGCGGCGTTCCGCGACTGGCTGATCAAGGAATGCCAGCGCATGGTGGGCTCACCGGCGCTGCGTTGA
- a CDS encoding DUF3303 domain-containing protein: protein MQFIVIEDFTGCDRKDIYRRFRDRGRLKPEELVVHHSWIAADMSRCFLLVEADDVTLLQRWVVEWADLVEFEIVPVATSKDMVVALSGHL, encoded by the coding sequence ATGCAGTTCATCGTGATCGAGGATTTCACCGGCTGCGATCGCAAGGACATTTACCGCCGCTTTCGCGACCGGGGCCGTCTGAAGCCGGAGGAGCTTGTCGTGCACCACAGCTGGATCGCGGCGGATATGAGCCGCTGCTTCCTGCTCGTCGAGGCCGATGACGTCACGCTCCTGCAGCGCTGGGTCGTCGAATGGGCTGATCTGGTCGAATTCGAGATCGTTCCCGTGGCCACCAGCAAGGACATGGTGGTGGCCTTGAGCGGACACCTGTGA
- a CDS encoding RimK family protein, translating to MTWVILTGRQSDLDQVATPHKIITNRDYLAHPSLFRGQRPKVINLSNNYGYQSRGYYASLLASSRGHKVIPTVETMIDLSERKLYEHALPELELALNKCRKDLGGAFPAKVCIFFGIGPSKVWDRFAKLLFDWFRAPALEVHIKDSAEWASIRKIGFHPLARMTEDEEKSFIQCLETYTNREWRDTKGRTPARYTFATLVDPHEELPPSEISSLRYWAKIAEKMGVEIEPITRKDLAKLANYDALFIRETTSISNHTYRFARRAQQEGMPVIDDPLSMIRCTNKVYLNELMSYNKVPVPPTVMIAGTSDLELAAQTLGFPLVLKIPDSSFSRGVKKCANFEELKTLATEWLEDSDLLIAQKFIPTEYDWRVGVLGGQPLFAVHYLMAKKHWQIVNHKASGKPDQGGIKTFTLKETPTHVVETAVKAARCIGDGLYGVDLKETKDGVFVIEVNDNPNLDHGWEDSGEKDEVWIRLTQWFLERLDRPGRQ from the coding sequence ATGACCTGGGTCATTCTTACCGGCCGGCAGAGCGATCTCGACCAAGTGGCGACACCGCACAAGATCATCACCAACCGCGATTACCTCGCGCATCCCTCGCTGTTTCGGGGCCAGCGGCCGAAGGTCATCAATCTATCGAACAATTATGGCTACCAGAGCCGCGGCTACTATGCCTCGCTGCTGGCGAGCTCGCGCGGCCACAAGGTTATCCCGACCGTTGAGACGATGATCGACCTGTCGGAGCGCAAGCTCTACGAACATGCGCTGCCCGAACTGGAACTGGCGCTCAACAAATGTCGCAAGGATCTCGGCGGCGCCTTTCCCGCCAAGGTCTGCATCTTCTTCGGCATCGGCCCGTCAAAGGTCTGGGACCGCTTTGCCAAGCTCCTGTTCGACTGGTTCCGGGCACCGGCCCTGGAGGTCCACATCAAGGACAGCGCCGAATGGGCCTCGATCCGCAAGATCGGCTTTCATCCGCTGGCGCGCATGACAGAGGACGAGGAAAAGAGCTTCATCCAGTGTCTGGAGACCTACACCAACCGCGAATGGCGCGACACCAAGGGGCGCACGCCGGCGCGCTACACCTTTGCCACGTTGGTCGATCCGCACGAGGAATTGCCGCCCTCGGAAATTTCGTCGCTGCGCTACTGGGCCAAGATCGCCGAAAAGATGGGAGTCGAAATCGAGCCCATCACCAGGAAGGATCTCGCCAAGCTGGCGAACTACGACGCCCTGTTCATCCGCGAGACCACGTCGATCTCCAACCACACCTATCGCTTCGCCCGCCGCGCCCAGCAGGAAGGCATGCCGGTCATCGACGATCCGCTGTCGATGATCCGTTGCACCAACAAGGTCTATCTCAACGAGTTGATGTCCTACAACAAGGTGCCGGTGCCGCCGACGGTGATGATCGCCGGCACCTCGGATCTTGAACTCGCGGCGCAGACGCTGGGCTTCCCGCTGGTGCTGAAGATTCCGGATTCGTCCTTCTCGCGCGGCGTCAAGAAATGCGCCAACTTCGAGGAGCTGAAGACGCTCGCCACGGAATGGCTGGAGGATTCCGATCTTCTCATAGCGCAGAAATTCATTCCCACCGAATATGACTGGCGTGTCGGCGTGCTCGGCGGCCAGCCGCTGTTTGCCGTGCACTATCTGATGGCCAAGAAGCACTGGCAGATCGTCAACCACAAGGCCAGCGGCAAGCCCGACCAAGGCGGCATCAAGACCTTCACGCTGAAGGAGACGCCCACCCATGTCGTCGAGACGGCGGTGAAGGCGGCACGCTGCATCGGTGACGGCCTCTACGGCGTCGACCTCAAGGAGACCAAGGACGGCGTCTTCGTCATCGAGGTCAACGATAATCCCAATCTCGACCATGGCTGGGAGGATTCCGGCGAAAAGGACGAGGTCTGGATCCGGCTGACGCAGTGGTTTCTGGAAAGGCTCGACCGGCCGGGGCGGCAATAG
- a CDS encoding peptidase C39 family protein, whose amino-acid sequence MPAEIRTARASDVDDLAAIEKAVFSSDRISRRSFRLFIERETAETLVAEVDGRVAGYAIVLFRKGSGVARLYSVAVGPFFGALGIGRQLLSAAEEAAFEHDRMMLRLEVREDNGRAIRIYEQAGYRKIGREPGYYEDGATALRYEKTLRGDLPVATRVPFYQQTCEFTCGPCCLMMAMANFDRDFVPDPVMEIRLWREATTVFMMSGPGGCEPFGLAVSGYESGLAAEIFVSFYGALFLQSVRSEEKRRVMELAQVDFRRRAELYGIPVNYRSFAIDDIRTAISEGKLVLVLISGFLMFGKKVPHWVLAIGDDGDHILIHDPWVEDERQETILDAANIPVPYDIFMNMAQFGRDGLRAAITLGKRDTQ is encoded by the coding sequence ATGCCTGCCGAAATCCGCACGGCCCGCGCCTCTGACGTCGATGATCTCGCCGCCATCGAGAAAGCCGTTTTTTCGAGCGATCGCATTTCCCGCCGGTCTTTCCGCCTGTTCATCGAGCGCGAGACCGCGGAGACGCTGGTCGCCGAAGTCGATGGCCGCGTCGCCGGCTATGCGATCGTGCTGTTTCGCAAGGGCAGTGGGGTGGCCCGGCTCTATTCCGTCGCCGTCGGACCGTTTTTTGGCGCGCTCGGCATCGGGCGCCAGCTGCTGTCGGCCGCGGAGGAGGCCGCCTTCGAGCACGACCGTATGATGCTGCGTCTTGAAGTGCGCGAGGACAACGGCCGGGCCATCCGCATCTATGAGCAGGCCGGTTACCGCAAGATCGGCCGCGAGCCCGGTTACTACGAGGACGGCGCGACGGCGCTTCGCTATGAAAAGACATTGCGCGGCGACCTTCCTGTCGCCACCAGGGTGCCATTCTATCAGCAGACCTGCGAGTTCACCTGCGGCCCATGCTGCCTGATGATGGCAATGGCCAATTTCGACCGCGACTTCGTGCCCGATCCGGTGATGGAAATCCGCCTCTGGCGCGAGGCGACCACTGTCTTCATGATGTCCGGACCGGGCGGTTGCGAGCCGTTCGGCCTGGCTGTGTCGGGGTACGAGAGCGGGCTCGCGGCGGAGATTTTCGTTTCCTTCTACGGCGCGCTGTTCCTGCAGTCGGTGCGCAGCGAGGAGAAGCGCCGGGTGATGGAACTGGCCCAGGTTGACTTTCGCCGCCGCGCGGAACTTTACGGCATCCCGGTGAATTACCGCTCGTTCGCCATCGATGATATCCGCACCGCGATATCAGAGGGAAAACTGGTGCTGGTGCTGATCAGCGGCTTCCTGATGTTCGGCAAGAAGGTGCCCCACTGGGTGCTGGCCATCGGCGATGACGGCGATCACATTCTGATCCACGATCCCTGGGTCGAGGACGAAAGGCAGGAAACCATCCTTGATGCCGCCAACATTCCGGTGCCCTACGACATCTTCATGAACATGGCGCAGTTCGGCCGCGACGGACTGCGTGCCGCCATCACTCTGGGGAAGCGCGATACACAATGA
- a CDS encoding anti-sigma factor family protein, with product MIRRDFSERDIHMALDGELPADERTDYDAWLDANPEMKARSARFTADREALRSAFAGVLDEPVPARLRKMVLGEAPVRTAIPRSRWWLAAAAAVLLAMGGFGGYFAGIDGIGQENPAEDRLAEQAIAAHVIYAAEKRHAVEVPASDKDHLQTWLSNRVGLKLVAPDLSANGFQLIGGRLLPAGESKAAMLLYEDDKGERISLFVTAEATENAKGTYASAQDGPQAVYWLDKGYGCAVVGSLPREQLAVVAKSAYGQLLAGLAS from the coding sequence ATGATCCGCCGCGATTTTTCCGAACGTGACATCCATATGGCGCTCGATGGCGAACTGCCGGCCGACGAGCGTACCGATTACGATGCCTGGCTTGATGCCAATCCCGAGATGAAGGCCAGAAGCGCCCGCTTCACAGCCGACCGGGAGGCTTTGCGCTCGGCCTTTGCCGGTGTGCTGGATGAGCCTGTTCCCGCGCGCTTGCGCAAGATGGTGCTCGGCGAAGCGCCTGTTAGGACGGCGATACCACGCTCGCGCTGGTGGCTTGCCGCGGCTGCGGCCGTGCTTCTGGCCATGGGCGGATTTGGCGGCTACTTTGCCGGCATTGACGGCATCGGACAGGAGAATCCCGCCGAGGATCGGCTGGCCGAACAAGCGATCGCCGCCCATGTCATCTACGCTGCCGAGAAGCGGCATGCGGTGGAAGTGCCGGCCAGCGACAAGGATCATTTGCAGACCTGGCTGTCCAACCGGGTCGGGCTGAAGCTGGTGGCGCCGGACTTGAGCGCGAACGGCTTTCAACTGATCGGCGGCCGGTTGCTGCCTGCTGGCGAAAGCAAGGCCGCGATGCTGCTCTACGAGGACGACAAGGGCGAGCGCATATCCCTCTTCGTCACGGCCGAGGCGACGGAGAATGCCAAGGGCACCTACGCTTCGGCGCAGGATGGCCCGCAGGCTGTCTACTGGCTGGACAAGGGCTATGGCTGCGCCGTCGTCGGTTCGCTGCCGCGCGAGCAATTGGCGGTCGTGGCCAAGAGTGCCTATGGCCAGCTTCTGGCAGGCCTGGCAAGCTGA
- a CDS encoding RNA polymerase sigma factor, producing the protein MDEKKAAILGEIPRLRRYARSLLRDRDSADDLVQDCLERALMRLDNWQTGESPRRWLFTIMHHLFIDQMRKVNRRGEAAMLPLEAGEAVAQPAEQLEGIASREIIDALQAISPDRRAALVMVAIEGFSYAEAANILGVPAGTLMSRIARGREELRGLLDDTARRRAIRIVEK; encoded by the coding sequence ATGGACGAAAAGAAGGCAGCAATCCTTGGCGAAATACCGCGCCTGCGCCGCTACGCACGCTCGCTTTTGCGCGACCGCGATTCTGCCGACGATCTCGTTCAGGACTGTCTCGAGCGCGCACTCATGCGGCTCGACAACTGGCAGACGGGAGAAAGCCCCAGGAGGTGGCTGTTTACGATCATGCATCATTTGTTCATCGACCAGATGCGCAAGGTGAACCGTCGCGGCGAAGCGGCGATGCTTCCACTGGAGGCGGGCGAGGCGGTTGCCCAGCCGGCCGAACAGTTGGAGGGCATTGCCTCGCGCGAGATCATCGACGCGCTGCAGGCGATCAGCCCCGATCGCCGCGCGGCCCTTGTCATGGTTGCCATCGAAGGGTTTTCCTATGCCGAGGCCGCCAATATTCTGGGCGTGCCCGCCGGCACGCTGATGTCGCGCATTGCACGCGGGCGTGAGGAATTGCGCGGATTGCTGGATGACACGGCACGCCGGCGCGCGATAAGGATCGTCGAGAAATGA